The genomic region GCACCATGGTACAACATTGTTGAAATTCTTTTATCACAAAGCCAACCAAGAATCGGATCAAGAAATCCCCGAATCGCAGTTTCGTTATCCGGGGCCAAAAGCGCAAACGAAGGAAGCAGCTATTGTTGGGATTGCTGATTGTGTGGAAGCTGCTGTTCGGTCGATTTCGAAGCCTACACCGGATAAAATTGAATTAATGGTTCGTAAGATTATTACCGATCGCCTAGAAGATGGTCAGTTTAATGAGTGCGACCTCACGTTAAAAGAATTAAATGCGATTGTGACGTCAATGTGTGAAACATTAAAGGGGACATTCCATTCAAGAATTGAATATCCTGAGGATGCCAAAGAGAAGGGGGATCAGAAGTGAGAGTAGCTACCGATTTGTATGATGAAACGAATACGTTAAGTGAGGACCAATTGTTAGCCATTCAAGAGCTAGTTCATGTGGCTAGCGATATGGAAAATATCAGTGAAGGAACTGAGCTTTCGATTACGTTTGTTGATAACGAACGAATTAAAGAGATTAATCGTGAGTATCGAGATAAAGATGCTGTTACGGACGTGATTTCATTTGCTTTGAATGAGCAGGTAAGTGATGAGGTGGAAATTGTCGGGGGTGAGATTCCAAACTTATTGGGGGATATCATTATTTCCATTCCTCGTGCGACTGAACAAGCAAAATCTTATAATCACTCGTTTGAGCGAGAGATCGGTTTCCTAGTTGTTCACGGGATCCTACATTTATTAGGTTATGACCATATGACAGAGGAAGAAGAAAAACAAATGTTTTCAAGACAAAAGGAAATATTAGCTGCTTATGGGCTTGAAAGATAAACGCCGTTCGGGATGGGGACGTTTACTACGTTCATTTGTATATGCGTCATCTGGATTGAAGTATGTGATCGTAAATGAACAAAACATGCAAATTCATTTACTAATTAGTACGGTTGTTATCTTGTTGTCGTACGTACTATCGATTCCAATCATAGAACAGTTAATTTTAATCGTTGTAATTGGTGTTGTAATAGCTCTTGAAGTGATGAATACCGCTATAGAGAGGGTTGTTGATTTAGTGACAGAAGAATATCATCCACTAGCTGAATTAGCTAAAGATCTCTCTGCAGCAGCTGTTTTTGTATTTAGTATTGTCGCTGTTATCATCGGGATTATTGTTTTTTATCAACCAATGATTGAGTGGTTTTCTCGTTTGTAATCAACAGGTAAGGAATCTTTGAGAGGAGCGGAGTATTCAGTGCCCATGTGGAAGAGGTTACAAAAAAATATAATTGCTGGATTAATCTTCCTATTACCAGCCATTGTAACGATCTATGTTATCCATTTTCTATTTACCTTAATTGATACATTTTTAGGTCAGTTTATTACAAATCTTTTGAGGGCATTAAATATTATTTCTACAAGGGATGGGACAATATACTTTTTAGGTGTCTACACACCTTTTTCAGAGCGTTTATTAGGTATCGGTTTTGTTCTTACCATCTTTCTTATCACGTTAATTGGTTCGATGCGTCTAAAAGGGAAAGGTATTAAGGTTTTTACGTCGATTGACCGAGCATTTCGCCGTATTCCAATTGCGAACTCGATCTATACGTCGGTAGAACAAGTGATTCATGCGTTTGCTCAAGAGCGATCCTCTTTCAAAAAGGTTGTTTTGCTCGAATATCCTCGTAAAGGATTATATACCTTAGGATTCTTGACAGGGGAGTCGAAAGGCGAAGTGCAGCGAAAAACAAAAAAAGCATGCATTAATGTTTTTTTACCTACGACACCGAATCCAACATCTGGCTGGTTGGTGCTCGTTCCGAAAGAGGATGTAACGGTGCTGAATATGACGGTTGAACAAGGGTTAAAGTTTATTATTTCAGGAGGGGTTGTTGTTCCGCCGGATTCAGTTGCTGATGATTATGAGCAAGATCTAAACCTAGTGAACGAAGCGGAGTATGATCCAGATGAAATGATTATAAATGTTCGAAAAAAAAGAAAGGACGATTAAAATGGAAAACAAAGCGTTAATTGCGGAGGCTAAGAAAGCCAGAGAGTATGCATATGTTCCTTATTCTAACTTTAAAGTTGGTGCGGCTTTACTTACAACGGATGGCAAGTGTTATCACGGGTGCAACATTGAAAATGCATCATATAGTATGACCAATTGTGCCGAACGAACCGCTTTATTCAAAGCGTATTCTGAAGGGGTGAACGAGGTTACAGCGATAGCTGTAATCGGAGATACAGACCGGCCGATATCTCCGTGCGGGGCATGCAGACAAGTGATGTCTGAATTATGCTCACCGAGTACGAAGGTGATTCTCACCAATTTGAAAGGGGATATAGACGAAATGACAGTAGCAGATTTATTACCAGGAGCATTTTCAGCGGAGGATTTACATGAGTAAAGAAGAGTTTAAATCAGGATTTGTTTCAATTATTGGAAGACCAAATGTCGGAAAGTCGACGTTGCTAAACCATATTGTTGGGCAAAAAATTGCGATTATGAGCGATAAACCACAAACAACAAGAAATAAAATTCAAGGTGTGTATACTGATCAGGATGCACAAATTGTTTTTATGGATACACCAGGTATCCATAAACCGAAGCATAAGCTTGGTGATTTTATGATGAAAATTGCTAGCAATACGTTAAAAGAAGTTGACGTGATTTTATTTGTCGTTGATGCAGCGGAAGGCTATGGTGCTGGAGAACAATTTATTATTGAGCGCCTAAAAAATACAAAAACTCCTGTGTTTTTAGTCGTTAATAAAATAGACAAGCTTCACCCTGATCAGTTATTGCAGTTAATTGATGGGTATCGAACAAAATTTGATTTTAAAGAAATTATTCCAATTTCTGCACTTGAAGGGAATAATGTGAATACGTTACTTGAACAAATTACCGGTTATTTAGAAGAAGGACCGCAATATTATCCAAGTGACCAAGTGACGGATCACCCGGAGCGTTTTATTGTTGCGGAGCTCGTACGTGAAAAAGTTCTTCACTTGACAAGAGAAGAAATCCCGCACTCGATTGCTGTTGTCATTGAGCAGATGAAGAGAAGAGGAAACGGTGATACGGTTTATATTGGCGCGACTATTATCGTAGAGCGCTCGTCCCAAAAAGGAATCATTATAGGGAAGCAGGGAACTATGCTTCGTGAACTTGGACAGCGAGCTAGAAGTGATATTGAAGCATTACTTGGTTCAAAAGTCTTCCTAGAACTGTGGGTGAAGGTTCAAAAGGATTGGCGCAACAAAGCGATGCATTTACGTGATTTCGGGTTTAGGGAAGATGAATACTAAAGGAAACATGGTTTTGTTGTTAACAAATCCTTAACAATGGCTTTCTTTTTAGCCATTGTTTTTTTATGGAAAAAACAATATGATAAAAAGAAAAGCAAAAAATCAAAAAAGGAATTTACAAATTTTCCTTAACATGATTTTAGCAATCAAGGTCAATATAGTAGTACAGGGTGTCTAAAGTGCTTTTAAGAAAGGTGGAATCATTGATGCTTGAATTTTCCTGGAAAGTTTTTTCACAAACTGGAAACATCGATACGTACCTGCTGATGAAGGAAATTGAAAGAGAATCACAAGAATCAAATGAACAAATGATCGAAAAGTACAGTGAACTAGACGCTCATCCTACAAATTGATATTGATTGCACCACAAAAAAATGTGTGGTGATTTAGTGTATGTTGCAGAAAGCAGAAGCAATTGTAATCCGTACGACAAATTACGGTGAATCGCATTCGATTTTAACATTGTATACGAGAGAATTTGGGAAGGTTGGTGTTATGGCCCGAGGCGCTAAAAAGCCAAAAAGCCGGCTTGCATCGATCTCGCAATTGTTTATTTATGGAAGTTACCTATTTCATAAGAGCCCTGGATTATCGACGTTAAATCAGGGGGAAATTATTCACTCGTTCCGCACGATTCGTGAGGATCTCACAAGGGCTTCTTATGCATCTTATGTTGTTGAACTGATTGACCGATTGACAGATGAGAGGCAACGTAATCCTTACTTATTTGAACTTTTATGGCAAACATTGCAGTATATGGATGAAGGGGTAGACCCAGAAATTTTAACGCGAGTTTTTGAAGTGAAAATGCTCATTGTTGCTGGGATTCGTCCACAACTCGATTGTTGTGCAAGTTGTGGGCAAACGGAAGGTGACTTTGCATTTTCAATTAAAGAAGCTGGTTTTATTTGTCATCGCTGTTTTCACAAAGATCCATATGTGATGAAGATATCAACACATACCGTTAAGTTATTACGCTTGTTTTACCACTTTGATTTGAATCGATTAGGTAAGGTATCTGTAAAACAAGCAACGAAACAAGAATTAAAAGAAGTGATCTCAGCGTATTACGATGAATATTCGGGTCTATCCCTTAAGTCAAAAAGGTTCTTAGATCAGTTAGAACGAATGAATCTCTTAACGAATAGTGACAGTTGACAGGAGGTTGCCGAAAAAGTACGATTTTCACTTTTTAGCAACCTCTAAGTAAATGTGCGAAGCGATTACAATTCCTTGAAGCTTTTACCTTGGACATTTTCAGCAGTCTAAGTTGACAGCCTTGTTTTTTTTGCGTATTATTCTAGTTAAATTATATGGTGTAACGAAGGGAAGTAGTA from Desertibacillus haloalkaliphilus harbors:
- the ybeY gene encoding rRNA maturation RNase YbeY, which codes for MRVATDLYDETNTLSEDQLLAIQELVHVASDMENISEGTELSITFVDNERIKEINREYRDKDAVTDVISFALNEQVSDEVEIVGGEIPNLLGDIIISIPRATEQAKSYNHSFEREIGFLVVHGILHLLGYDHMTEEEEKQMFSRQKEILAAYGLER
- the recO gene encoding DNA repair protein RecO, producing the protein MLQKAEAIVIRTTNYGESHSILTLYTREFGKVGVMARGAKKPKSRLASISQLFIYGSYLFHKSPGLSTLNQGEIIHSFRTIREDLTRASYASYVVELIDRLTDERQRNPYLFELLWQTLQYMDEGVDPEILTRVFEVKMLIVAGIRPQLDCCASCGQTEGDFAFSIKEAGFICHRCFHKDPYVMKISTHTVKLLRLFYHFDLNRLGKVSVKQATKQELKEVISAYYDEYSGLSLKSKRFLDQLERMNLLTNSDS
- a CDS encoding YqzL family protein, whose translation is MLEFSWKVFSQTGNIDTYLLMKEIERESQESNEQMIEKYSELDAHPTN
- a CDS encoding cytidine deaminase translates to MENKALIAEAKKAREYAYVPYSNFKVGAALLTTDGKCYHGCNIENASYSMTNCAERTALFKAYSEGVNEVTAIAVIGDTDRPISPCGACRQVMSELCSPSTKVILTNLKGDIDEMTVADLLPGAFSAEDLHE
- the era gene encoding GTPase Era, whose protein sequence is MSKEEFKSGFVSIIGRPNVGKSTLLNHIVGQKIAIMSDKPQTTRNKIQGVYTDQDAQIVFMDTPGIHKPKHKLGDFMMKIASNTLKEVDVILFVVDAAEGYGAGEQFIIERLKNTKTPVFLVVNKIDKLHPDQLLQLIDGYRTKFDFKEIIPISALEGNNVNTLLEQITGYLEEGPQYYPSDQVTDHPERFIVAELVREKVLHLTREEIPHSIAVVIEQMKRRGNGDTVYIGATIIVERSSQKGIIIGKQGTMLRELGQRARSDIEALLGSKVFLELWVKVQKDWRNKAMHLRDFGFREDEY
- a CDS encoding DUF502 domain-containing protein, encoding MWKRLQKNIIAGLIFLLPAIVTIYVIHFLFTLIDTFLGQFITNLLRALNIISTRDGTIYFLGVYTPFSERLLGIGFVLTIFLITLIGSMRLKGKGIKVFTSIDRAFRRIPIANSIYTSVEQVIHAFAQERSSFKKVVLLEYPRKGLYTLGFLTGESKGEVQRKTKKACINVFLPTTPNPTSGWLVLVPKEDVTVLNMTVEQGLKFIISGGVVVPPDSVADDYEQDLNLVNEAEYDPDEMIINVRKKRKDD
- a CDS encoding diacylglycerol kinase family protein, which encodes MGLKDKRRSGWGRLLRSFVYASSGLKYVIVNEQNMQIHLLISTVVILLSYVLSIPIIEQLILIVVIGVVIALEVMNTAIERVVDLVTEEYHPLAELAKDLSAAAVFVFSIVAVIIGIIVFYQPMIEWFSRL